Proteins encoded by one window of Gouania willdenowi chromosome 4, fGouWil2.1, whole genome shotgun sequence:
- the prrg1 gene encoding transmembrane gamma-carboxyglutamic acid protein 1, translating into MGSVFLPADTAHSVLRRLRRANYFLEEMKQGNIQRECREEICTYEEAREAFENEEKTRRFWEEYVKETSPSGGLETVVGGVHSLYLIVPLLLILLIIAVIAISVWRCHSRKRSERSPSLEHSHHNHVLSVVSMDQWGQDYHHGDQSELSYHSSPVYHGSEITSARASAGDPPPSYEEAVGHTDVRIETEPPPQYEDIVNSSSISVNSARRK; encoded by the exons TGTTCCTGCCAGCAGACACAGCCCACTCGGTGCTGCGGAGGCTGCGCAGGGCCAACTATTTCTTGGAGGAAATGAAGCAGGGCAACATCCAACGGGAGTGTCGGGAGGAGATCTGCACCTACGAGGAGGCCCGGGAGGCTTTTGAGAATGAGGAGAAGACG AGACGATTCTGGGAGGAATACGTGAAAGAAACCAGTCCCTCTGGAGGTCTGGAGACGGTGGTGGGCGGAGTCCACTCTCTCTACCTGATCGTACCGCTGCTGCTGATCTTGCTCATCATCGCCGTTATCGCCATCAGCGTGTGGCGCTGTCACTCTCGCAAGCGCTCGGAGCGCAGCCCCAGCCTGGAACACTCGCACCACAATCACGTCCTGTCGGTGGTATCCATGGACCAATGGGGGCAGGATTACCACCACGGGGACCAATCAGAACTCAGTTATCATAGTAGCCCAGTCTACCATGGATCGGAGATTACATCAGCGAGGGCCAGCGCCGGAGACCCCCCGCCGTCCTATGAGGAGGCTGTGGGTCACACAGACGTCAGAATAGAGACGGAGCCTCCACCGCAGTATGAAGACATAGTGAACAGCAGCTCTATCAGTGTCAACAGTGCGCGCAGGAAGTAA